One window from the genome of Methanoculleus sp. 7T encodes:
- a CDS encoding multiprotein bridging factor aMBF1 → MQCELCGALIQGPPKTIQIEGAELCVCVRCAKHGTEVQQPRRRGVQQKAPGFAVPQARRKPRDVFDLMEGEIVEDYADRIRIAREEKEWSTLDLAQAIKEREVLIKKIEKGDLIPEDDVRRKLERALNIRLIDSAEDTTSTGGPGRVTMTVGDVISFKKSRK, encoded by the coding sequence ATGCAGTGTGAACTATGCGGCGCTCTCATACAAGGACCGCCGAAAACCATCCAGATCGAGGGTGCAGAACTCTGTGTCTGCGTCCGATGTGCAAAACACGGTACAGAAGTCCAGCAGCCGCGACGAAGAGGGGTTCAGCAGAAGGCACCGGGATTCGCCGTCCCACAAGCCCGGAGAAAACCGCGGGACGTCTTCGACCTGATGGAGGGAGAGATCGTCGAAGACTACGCCGACAGGATCCGCATCGCCCGTGAAGAGAAAGAATGGTCCACTCTCGACCTCGCACAGGCGATCAAGGAGCGTGAGGTCCTGATCAAGAAGATCGAGAAAGGAGACCTCATCCCCGAAGACGACGTCCGGCGGAAACTCGAGAGAGCACTCAATATCAGGCTGATCGATTCCGCCGAAGACACCACATCCACCGGCGGGCCCGGCCGGGTGACCATGACCGTCGGCGACGTCATATCATTCAAGAAGAGCCGAAAGTAA
- a CDS encoding 6-phosphofructokinase, translating into MTTVGVLTGGGDCPGLNAVIRAVVRTGAKYGFDTIGIRDGWHGLIAGDVEPLTDYSVTGILPKGGTILGTSRTNPFKNEADVQRLRDNIRRFGIDALVAIGGEDTLGVANRLSKMDIPVVGVPKTIDNDVAATDYTFGFDTAVSIVTEAIDRLHTTAESHHRVMVVEVMGRHAGWIATVAGIAGGADEILIPEVPFDLDEVTRHLQARYEKGKKFSIVVVAEGAQPKGMEGAITQSARTDEFGHVTLGGVGTFLRDELEARLGMEARVTVLGHVQRGGSPTAHDRVLATRFGVAAVDLIKEKDFGKMVALRGNDIVAVPLEEAVANLKTVDMDLYKIASIFYGG; encoded by the coding sequence ATGACGACGGTCGGTGTACTGACGGGAGGAGGGGATTGCCCGGGACTGAACGCGGTGATCCGGGCGGTTGTGCGGACCGGGGCGAAGTACGGGTTCGACACGATCGGGATCCGGGACGGCTGGCACGGGTTGATCGCCGGCGACGTCGAACCGCTCACCGACTACTCGGTGACCGGGATCCTCCCGAAGGGCGGGACGATCCTCGGAACGTCGCGGACGAACCCCTTCAAGAACGAGGCCGACGTCCAGCGGTTGCGCGACAACATCAGGAGGTTCGGGATCGACGCGCTGGTTGCCATCGGCGGCGAGGATACTCTCGGTGTCGCGAACAGACTCTCAAAGATGGACATCCCGGTGGTGGGGGTCCCGAAGACCATCGACAACGACGTCGCCGCGACCGACTACACCTTCGGGTTCGACACCGCCGTCTCGATCGTCACCGAGGCGATCGACCGCCTCCACACGACTGCGGAGTCGCACCACCGGGTCATGGTGGTGGAGGTGATGGGGCGACATGCGGGCTGGATCGCAACCGTGGCCGGGATCGCAGGCGGGGCCGACGAGATCCTCATCCCGGAGGTCCCGTTCGATCTCGACGAGGTCACCCGGCACCTTCAAGCACGCTACGAGAAAGGGAAGAAGTTCAGCATCGTCGTGGTCGCCGAAGGCGCTCAGCCGAAGGGGATGGAGGGAGCGATCACGCAGTCGGCCCGGACTGACGAGTTCGGGCACGTGACGCTCGGCGGTGTCGGCACGTTCCTGCGCGATGAACTCGAAGCCCGGCTCGGGATGGAGGCGCGGGTGACGGTGCTCGGCCACGTCCAACGGGGCGGGTCCCCGACGGCGCACGACCGGGTGCTCGCGACCAGGTTCGGGGTGGCGGCGGTGGACCTCATCAAAGAGAAGGACTTCGGGAAGATGGTCGCGCTCCGGGGGAACGATATCGTCGCGGTCCCGCTCGAGGAGGCTGTAGCGAACCTCAAGACCGTGGATATGGACCTCTACAAGATCGCAAGCATCTTTTACGGCGGGTGA
- a CDS encoding 3-dehydroquinate synthase II: MKQFWVDVRPWRKDLATAAIESGADALVVDDAERVRELGRVTTVADNGDLVPEKDVFEVEISDKATEEEALRLSRQGWAIVRTRDWTVIPLENLVAQSNRIIAAVTTADEASVALTVLERGAAGVLLATDDPAEIRRVAGVIAGSGAEVSLVPFEVTGIAPVGMGDRVCVDTCSLLADGEGMLVGNTSSAFLMVHPETLENPYVAPRPFRVNAGAVHAYILLPDGKTAYLADLAVGDRVLVAEHTGATHEAVVGRVKIERRPLLLVEAKAGDAKVSLVLQNAETIRLVREDGTPISVARLAVGDRVLGSVAEGGRHFGVAVKETILEK, translated from the coding sequence ATGAAACAGTTCTGGGTCGATGTCAGGCCGTGGAGGAAGGACCTTGCAACCGCCGCCATCGAGAGCGGGGCGGACGCCCTTGTGGTGGACGATGCTGAGCGCGTGCGGGAGCTCGGGCGGGTGACGACCGTCGCAGACAATGGCGACCTCGTCCCCGAAAAAGACGTCTTCGAGGTTGAGATATCCGACAAAGCGACCGAGGAGGAGGCGCTCCGGCTCTCCCGACAGGGCTGGGCCATCGTCAGGACGCGGGACTGGACGGTCATCCCGCTCGAAAACCTCGTCGCGCAGTCGAACCGGATCATCGCCGCGGTCACGACCGCCGATGAGGCGTCGGTCGCCTTAACCGTCCTCGAACGCGGGGCGGCGGGCGTCCTTCTTGCGACCGACGACCCTGCGGAGATCAGGCGGGTGGCGGGCGTGATCGCCGGTTCCGGCGCAGAGGTCTCCCTCGTCCCGTTCGAGGTGACCGGGATCGCCCCGGTCGGCATGGGGGACCGGGTCTGCGTGGACACCTGCTCCCTCCTCGCCGACGGAGAGGGGATGCTCGTCGGCAACACCTCCTCGGCGTTCCTGATGGTGCACCCCGAGACGCTGGAGAACCCCTACGTGGCGCCGCGTCCGTTCCGGGTGAACGCAGGGGCGGTGCACGCCTACATCCTCCTCCCCGACGGGAAGACCGCATACCTCGCCGATCTCGCGGTGGGCGACAGAGTGCTCGTCGCGGAGCATACCGGCGCGACCCATGAGGCGGTCGTCGGCAGGGTGAAGATCGAGCGCCGCCCGCTCCTCCTCGTCGAGGCGAAGGCCGGCGATGCGAAGGTAAGCCTGGTCCTTCAGAACGCCGAGACCATCCGGCTCGTCAGGGAGGACGGCACGCCCATATCGGTCGCCCGACTCGCTGTGGGCGACCGGGTGCTCGGGAGCGTCGCAGAAGGCGGGCGGCACTTCGGCGTCGCCGTCAAGGAGACAATCTTGGAGAAGTGA
- a CDS encoding prephenate dehydrogenase/arogenate dehydrogenase family protein produces MLAGIIGGTGQMGRFFAAVFKQAGWDVIVSGRKTPLTNRDIAEMADLVMVSVPISATTGVIREVAGLLSEEQVFCDLTSLKVEPVREMLASRAQVIGLHPMFGPGAVSLRGQTIVAVPARCDPETLDGVLSVFRDQGAAITLSTPQDHDRMMAVIQGLTHFGTLAKAEAIRRTGTDVDKTLAFTSPVYRIEMGLVGRLLAQDAGLYGDMLRLNPAVPEVLAAFEEAVRELREIVESGDDDRFRAFFAENAAHYASYLAAATEETDDLINHVVNR; encoded by the coding sequence ATGCTCGCAGGTATCATCGGCGGCACGGGACAGATGGGGCGGTTCTTTGCGGCGGTCTTCAAACAGGCCGGCTGGGACGTGATCGTCTCCGGGAGGAAGACGCCGCTCACCAACCGGGACATCGCTGAGATGGCGGACCTCGTCATGGTCTCGGTGCCCATATCCGCCACCACCGGAGTGATCCGGGAGGTCGCGGGACTGCTCTCGGAGGAGCAGGTCTTCTGCGACCTCACTTCCCTCAAGGTCGAGCCGGTCAGGGAGATGCTCGCTTCCCGTGCGCAGGTGATCGGGCTCCACCCGATGTTCGGGCCGGGGGCAGTATCGCTCCGGGGCCAGACGATCGTCGCCGTTCCGGCAAGGTGCGACCCGGAAACCCTCGACGGCGTCCTCTCCGTCTTCCGCGACCAAGGAGCGGCGATCACCCTCTCGACGCCCCAAGACCATGACCGGATGATGGCGGTGATCCAGGGGCTCACCCACTTCGGGACGCTTGCGAAGGCGGAGGCCATCCGCCGGACCGGCACCGACGTGGATAAGACCCTTGCGTTCACAAGCCCGGTCTACCGGATCGAGATGGGGCTCGTCGGACGGCTCCTCGCCCAAGACGCTGGGCTTTACGGGGATATGCTCCGGCTGAACCCGGCGGTCCCGGAGGTGCTTGCGGCATTCGAGGAAGCGGTCCGGGAGCTCCGGGAGATCGTGGAGTCAGGCGACGACGATAGGTTCCGGGCGTTCTTTGCGGAGAATGCCGCCCACTACGCATCGTACCTCGCGGCCGCGACCGAGGAGACCGACGACCTCATCAACCACGTGGTGAACCGATGA
- a CDS encoding 2-amino-3,7-dideoxy-D-threo-hept-6-ulosonate synthase encodes MRGKEIRLERIMDRNTGRTIIVPLDHGVTLGPIPGLVDVGKTIDLVAEGGANAVIGHVGLALYGHRGHGRDVGLIMHLSASTSIGPDPNDKVLVNTVTNALKMGADGVSVHINVGADSEARMLEDLGRVAVACMEWGMPLLAMMYPRGRKVADEHDLESVKLAARVAAELGADIVKTVYTGDPDSFREVTRGCPVPVVVAGGSKTDDRAILDLVEGAMEGGAAGISIGRNAFQHSAPDRLIRAAAQIIHEGRSAEEAMEILGV; translated from the coding sequence ATGAGAGGAAAAGAGATTCGTCTGGAACGTATTATGGATCGGAATACCGGCAGGACCATCATCGTGCCGCTCGACCACGGCGTGACGCTCGGCCCCATCCCGGGGCTGGTCGACGTCGGAAAGACCATCGACCTCGTCGCGGAGGGCGGAGCGAACGCGGTGATCGGCCATGTGGGGCTTGCGCTGTACGGGCACCGGGGGCACGGGCGGGACGTCGGCCTTATCATGCACCTCTCGGCGAGCACCAGCATCGGCCCCGACCCGAACGACAAGGTGCTCGTCAACACCGTCACGAACGCCCTGAAGATGGGCGCCGACGGCGTCTCGGTGCACATCAACGTCGGGGCCGATTCCGAAGCAAGGATGCTTGAAGACCTCGGCAGGGTCGCGGTCGCGTGCATGGAGTGGGGAATGCCGCTCCTTGCGATGATGTACCCGCGGGGCAGGAAGGTCGCGGACGAGCACGACCTTGAGAGCGTCAAACTCGCCGCACGGGTGGCGGCCGAACTCGGCGCCGATATCGTTAAGACCGTCTACACCGGGGACCCGGACTCGTTCCGGGAGGTGACCCGGGGGTGCCCGGTGCCGGTCGTGGTCGCGGGAGGCTCGAAGACCGACGACCGCGCGATCCTCGACCTGGTCGAGGGGGCTATGGAGGGAGGAGCCGCCGGGATATCGATCGGCAGGAACGCCTTCCAGCACTCGGCGCCCGACCGTCTGATCCGTGCCGCGGCGCAGATCATTCATGAAGGGCGATCGGCCGAAGAAGCAATGGAAATTCTTGGGGTGTGA
- a CDS encoding 2-amino-3,7-dideoxy-D-threo-hept-6-ulosonate synthase, protein MIGKEIRLERIMDRNTSRAVIIPMDHGFTMGQIEGLCNMTQIVSEVSEAGANAIVLHKGMVKGGHRKHGKDIGLIVHLSASTSMNPDPNDKVLVCTVEEAVALGADAVSIHINLGAPNESRMIESAGAVVRDCNRWGMPLLIMIYPRGKGIDPTSPQAIGHCVRVAEELGADLIKTTYTGDPDSFRRITAACSVPVMIAGGEKGGDLETLTTIRDAVGAGAAGVCMGRNAFQREDPGRFIDAICRVVHEGASPADALERER, encoded by the coding sequence ATGATTGGAAAAGAGATCCGTTTAGAACGGATAATGGACCGGAACACCAGTCGTGCCGTGATTATCCCTATGGACCATGGGTTTACCATGGGCCAGATCGAGGGGCTCTGCAACATGACGCAGATCGTCAGCGAGGTGAGCGAGGCCGGGGCGAACGCCATCGTGCTCCACAAGGGGATGGTGAAGGGAGGGCACCGGAAACACGGAAAGGATATCGGTCTCATCGTGCACCTCTCCGCAAGCACGTCGATGAACCCTGACCCGAACGACAAGGTGCTCGTCTGCACCGTGGAGGAGGCGGTCGCGCTCGGCGCCGATGCGGTCTCGATCCACATCAACCTCGGCGCGCCGAACGAGTCGCGGATGATCGAGTCGGCGGGCGCGGTGGTGCGGGACTGCAACCGCTGGGGGATGCCGCTCCTGATCATGATCTACCCCCGCGGCAAGGGGATCGATCCTACATCGCCGCAAGCTATCGGCCACTGCGTCCGTGTCGCCGAGGAGCTCGGGGCCGACCTGATCAAGACGACCTACACCGGTGATCCGGACTCGTTCCGGCGGATCACCGCGGCCTGCTCAGTGCCGGTGATGATCGCCGGCGGCGAGAAGGGAGGAGACCTTGAGACGCTCACGACCATCCGGGACGCCGTCGGGGCGGGCGCGGCGGGCGTCTGCATGGGAAGGAACGCCTTCCAGCGTGAAGACCCCGGCCGGTTCATAGATGCGATCTGCCGGGTGGTGCACGAAGGGGCAAGCCCGGCCGATGCGCTGGAGCGTGAGCGATGA
- a CDS encoding beta/alpha barrel domain-containing protein, translating into MPLPAPDIKIPLDVPSEEQERYRENYRAITHGTGRLMLFAGDQKIEHLNEDFAGEGIHPDDADPEHLFRIASRGRIGVFATQLGLIARYGRDYPDVPYLVKLNSKTNLVGTSQRDPLSSELYYVRQAVDLRDQAGLSILGVGYTVYLGSEYEPMMLYQAAQIVNHAHQNGLVTVLWVYPRGKAVKDERDPHLIAGAAGVAAALGSDFAKVNPPKIGGSVDAALLREAVAAAGRTGVVCAGGSHADVPEFLQQLHDQIHIGGTVGNATGRNIHQRSLDEAVRFCNAISAITLDDVGVDEAMKIYSGGK; encoded by the coding sequence ATGCCACTACCTGCACCCGATATCAAGATTCCTCTCGATGTGCCCTCCGAGGAGCAGGAGAGGTACCGCGAGAACTACCGGGCGATCACCCACGGCACCGGGAGGCTGATGCTCTTTGCCGGGGATCAGAAGATCGAGCACCTCAACGAAGACTTCGCCGGGGAGGGCATCCATCCCGACGACGCAGACCCCGAACATCTCTTCCGGATCGCAAGCAGAGGAAGGATCGGGGTCTTTGCAACGCAACTCGGGCTGATCGCCCGGTACGGCAGGGACTACCCGGACGTGCCGTACCTCGTCAAGCTCAACTCCAAGACCAACCTGGTCGGGACCTCCCAGCGCGACCCCCTCAGTTCGGAACTCTACTACGTTCGGCAGGCCGTCGACCTTCGGGACCAAGCAGGGCTCTCGATCCTCGGCGTCGGCTACACGGTCTACCTCGGGAGCGAGTACGAGCCGATGATGCTCTATCAGGCGGCGCAGATCGTCAACCATGCGCACCAAAACGGTCTCGTCACCGTGCTCTGGGTGTACCCCCGGGGCAAGGCGGTCAAGGATGAGCGCGACCCGCACCTGATCGCGGGCGCGGCGGGCGTCGCGGCGGCCCTCGGGAGCGATTTTGCGAAGGTGAACCCGCCAAAGATTGGGGGGTCGGTCGACGCGGCGCTCCTCCGGGAGGCGGTTGCGGCCGCCGGCAGGACCGGGGTTGTCTGTGCGGGCGGATCACATGCCGATGTGCCGGAGTTCCTGCAACAACTCCACGACCAGATCCACATCGGCGGCACGGTCGGGAACGCGACCGGGAGGAACATCCACCAGCGGTCGCTCGACGAGGCAGTCCGGTTCTGCAACGCGATATCGGCGATCACCCTCGACGACGTGGGTGTGGACGAGGCGATGAAGATCTACAGCGGAGGTAAATGA
- a CDS encoding amino acid ABC transporter permease, producing the protein MGVLSILIDWSPYIASGIAATLGLVLSALGIGALLGLPMALGQVYGSRPVRWAIGVYVWFFRGLPILVLLFLFWFGIFPGLGLGDLPAFVVGAVVLGLRGAAYQSLIFSGAIRSVGEGQMIAARSLGMSRFTAIRSVVLPQAMRIALPGWSNEYPIILTDSAVCYAIGVVELLTVTSRVVTQTNVMMPIYLATAGIFIVMNYGGLRILHGLEKRIAIPGFGAGAV; encoded by the coding sequence ATGGGTGTTCTGTCAATCCTTATCGACTGGTCTCCATACATCGCCTCAGGCATCGCTGCCACGCTCGGCCTTGTTCTGAGTGCCCTCGGCATCGGCGCCCTCCTCGGGCTCCCGATGGCGCTCGGCCAGGTCTACGGCTCCCGCCCAGTGCGCTGGGCCATCGGGGTCTATGTCTGGTTCTTCAGGGGCCTCCCCATCCTCGTCCTGCTCTTCCTCTTCTGGTTCGGCATTTTTCCGGGGCTCGGGCTCGGCGACCTCCCGGCATTCGTCGTCGGAGCGGTCGTGCTGGGCCTCCGGGGGGCGGCATACCAGTCCCTGATCTTCAGCGGGGCTATCCGATCGGTCGGGGAAGGACAGATGATTGCAGCGCGCTCCCTTGGTATGAGCAGGTTCACCGCCATCCGTTCCGTCGTCCTCCCCCAGGCGATGCGTATCGCGCTCCCCGGATGGTCGAACGAGTACCCCATCATCCTGACCGACTCGGCGGTCTGTTACGCCATCGGGGTTGTTGAACTGCTCACCGTTACGTCGAGGGTCGTCACGCAGACCAACGTCATGATGCCGATCTACCTCGCCACGGCGGGGATCTTCATCGTCATGAACTATGGGGGACTCAGGATCCTGCACGGACTTGAGAAGAGAATAGCAATTCCGGGATTTGGAGCCGGAGCGGTGTAG
- a CDS encoding amino acid ABC transporter ATP-binding protein: protein MDSNDIVLRVEDIHKSFGSKEVLQGISFDVRRGETKVFIGPSGTGKSTLLRCINQLTIPDRGRVWLDGEEVTNSGARINYFRQKIGMVFQNYYLFDHLTALKNVELALLKVRGMGRAEAREKALTELRQVGMEDWADHYPAELSGGQAQRVSIARALAMDPDVILFDEPTSALDPELTREVLEVMKRLAQQGMTMLIVTHEMGFACSVANEILFMENGVVAEQGTPDLLLHDPRFTRMKNFIGRLDSRGD from the coding sequence ATGGATAGTAACGACATTGTGCTGAGGGTCGAGGACATACACAAGTCCTTCGGGAGTAAGGAGGTGCTGCAGGGGATCTCGTTCGACGTCCGAAGAGGCGAGACGAAAGTCTTCATCGGTCCGTCGGGGACCGGAAAGAGCACGCTCCTGCGGTGCATCAACCAACTGACGATACCCGACCGGGGCCGGGTCTGGCTTGACGGGGAGGAGGTCACGAACTCGGGGGCCAGGATCAACTACTTCCGGCAGAAGATCGGGATGGTCTTCCAGAACTACTACCTCTTCGACCATCTCACCGCACTCAAAAACGTCGAACTGGCGCTGCTCAAGGTCAGAGGCATGGGGCGGGCGGAGGCGCGCGAAAAAGCGCTCACCGAACTCCGGCAGGTGGGGATGGAGGACTGGGCCGACCATTACCCGGCCGAGCTCTCCGGGGGTCAGGCCCAGCGGGTCTCCATCGCCCGGGCGCTTGCCATGGACCCGGACGTCATCCTCTTCGACGAACCGACGTCCGCGCTCGACCCGGAGTTGACCCGGGAGGTGCTTGAGGTCATGAAGAGGCTGGCCCAGCAGGGGATGACGATGCTCATCGTCACCCACGAGATGGGGTTTGCCTGCTCCGTGGCAAACGAGATCCTCTTCATGGAGAACGGCGTGGTGGCCGAGCAGGGGACGCCGGACCTGCTCCTGCATGACCCGCGGTTCACTCGGATGAAGAACTTCATCGGCCGGCTCGATAGTCGGGGAGACTGA
- a CDS encoding proteasome-activating nucleotidase — translation MGDIARQAPEKDTGEDIYQYLLERITNLENRNLELREQFRQMESEKRYIETQKIRYERELRKLKSEIEQLRSPPLVIGTVTDVIDNSRVIVRSSAGPRFLVRTSQLIDPDLLKPGVRCTLNQQSLAIVDVLPTSYDAQIYGMELVESPEETYENIGGLEPQIEEVREAVELPLTKPHLFEKVGISPPKGVLLYGPPGTGKTLLARAVAHQTNAHFLRVVGSELVQKYIGEGARLVRELFDLAKQKSPSIIFIDEIDAIGAHRNDSTTSGDREVQRTLMQLLAEMDGFDNRGDVKIIAATNRIDILDRALLRPGRFDRMIEIPLPDHQGRHAILLIHTQSMSLGEDVNLAEVARLTEGKNGADLRAICMEAGMFAIRMEHDTVGHEDFMKAIDKLSVDFDRHHFHTTFGEMFA, via the coding sequence ATGGGAGATATCGCTCGGCAGGCACCAGAGAAGGATACCGGTGAAGACATCTACCAGTATCTCCTGGAACGGATAACGAACCTCGAAAACCGAAATCTGGAGCTGCGCGAACAGTTTCGCCAGATGGAGTCCGAGAAACGATATATTGAGACCCAGAAGATCCGCTACGAACGCGAGTTGCGAAAACTCAAGAGCGAAATCGAACAGCTACGGAGCCCTCCTCTCGTGATCGGGACGGTTACGGACGTTATCGACAACAGCCGGGTGATTGTGCGGAGCAGCGCAGGGCCGCGGTTTTTGGTCCGTACATCGCAACTTATCGACCCCGATCTCCTCAAACCGGGGGTCCGGTGCACGCTCAATCAGCAGTCCTTGGCGATCGTGGATGTGCTCCCCACAAGCTACGACGCGCAGATCTACGGTATGGAATTGGTGGAGTCTCCGGAGGAGACCTACGAGAACATCGGCGGCCTTGAGCCGCAGATCGAGGAGGTCAGGGAAGCGGTCGAGCTCCCCCTGACAAAGCCGCACCTCTTCGAGAAGGTCGGCATCTCGCCCCCGAAGGGGGTGCTCCTCTACGGCCCGCCCGGGACGGGAAAGACGCTCCTTGCACGGGCGGTCGCCCACCAGACGAACGCGCACTTCCTCCGTGTGGTCGGCTCGGAGCTGGTGCAGAAGTACATCGGCGAGGGTGCCCGCTTGGTCCGGGAGCTCTTCGACCTTGCGAAGCAGAAGTCGCCGTCGATCATCTTCATCGACGAGATCGATGCGATCGGCGCGCACCGGAACGACTCGACGACGTCGGGCGACCGGGAAGTCCAGCGGACGCTGATGCAACTCCTTGCCGAGATGGACGGGTTCGACAACCGCGGCGACGTCAAGATCATCGCGGCGACTAACCGGATCGATATCCTCGACCGTGCCCTCCTCCGGCCGGGCCGGTTCGACCGGATGATCGAGATACCGCTCCCCGACCACCAGGGGCGGCACGCCATCCTTCTGATCCACACCCAGAGCATGAGCCTCGGTGAGGATGTCAACCTGGCGGAGGTGGCCCGGCTCACGGAGGGCAAGAACGGCGCGGACCTCCGAGCGATCTGCATGGAGGCGGGCATGTTCGCCATCAGGATGGAGCACGATACGGTCGGCCACGAGGACTTTATGAAGGCGATCGATAAACTCTCGGTGGACTTCGACCGGCATCACTTCCACACCACCTTCGGCGAGATGTTCGCCTGA
- a CDS encoding prephenate dehydratase has protein sequence MTVLTLGPAGTFSHELAAALFGDDIELLPTIRAIIERVAGGSAGGLVPIENSEAGGVGETLQGLTEFGVSITGEAYMPVRHHLAARGDPRQLEAVYAHPQTHEQCSVLLDSLGVEVVHTSSNAASAVAMQRDEHAGAVVSETAAAIYGLPIALRDIQNSKENTTRFVLISAAPREGAECTKCSLLVDPKSDRVGLLAEILGVFARRGINLTRIESRPSRRGIGSYVFFIDLEISEGWREAKEELKRMTAVRELGCYARLEVPQR, from the coding sequence ATGACGGTCCTGACGCTCGGGCCGGCCGGGACGTTCAGCCACGAGCTCGCCGCCGCGCTCTTTGGCGATGATATCGAACTTCTGCCGACCATCCGCGCCATCATCGAACGTGTGGCGGGCGGCTCCGCCGGGGGCCTCGTGCCTATCGAGAACTCGGAGGCCGGCGGGGTGGGTGAGACGCTCCAGGGACTTACGGAGTTCGGCGTCTCGATCACCGGAGAGGCCTACATGCCCGTCCGGCACCACCTGGCGGCCCGGGGAGATCCAAGACAACTTGAGGCCGTCTACGCCCACCCGCAGACGCATGAGCAGTGCTCCGTCCTCCTCGACAGCCTCGGTGTGGAGGTCGTGCACACGAGCAGCAACGCCGCAAGCGCTGTCGCCATGCAGAGAGACGAGCATGCAGGCGCGGTCGTCTCGGAGACGGCGGCGGCGATCTACGGCCTTCCCATCGCCCTCCGAGACATCCAGAACAGCAAGGAGAACACCACCCGGTTCGTGCTGATATCAGCCGCCCCCCGCGAAGGCGCCGAATGCACGAAGTGCAGCCTCCTTGTGGACCCAAAGAGCGACCGGGTCGGGCTCCTTGCCGAGATCCTCGGGGTCTTCGCCAGGCGCGGGATCAACCTGACCAGGATCGAGTCCCGGCCGTCCCGGCGCGGGATCGGCAGTTATGTATTCTTCATCGACCTCGAGATATCGGAAGGATGGCGGGAAGCGAAAGAAGAACTCAAAAGGATGACTGCCGTCAGGGAACTCGGGTGCTACGCCCGCCTGGAGGTGCCGCAGAGATGA